In Crocosphaera sp. UHCC 0190, the following proteins share a genomic window:
- a CDS encoding ABC1 kinase family protein, whose amino-acid sequence MQQLKKYNPAAIARYYSFRPWYVIWRAVTIIWSFGWFLIHLQWHHWFSADKDNKQKCAAELREILTRLGPTFIKVGQALSTRPDLIRPDFLGELIKLQDQLPPFDNDTAFAIIKKSLGTSIDEAYREISPHPVAAASLGQVYRAVLHTGEEVAVKVQRPNLRPTLTRDLFLMRWSACQFGRFLPLNLGHDLTLIIDEFGIKLFEEIDYVNEGKNAEKFAANFRNDKDVKVPKIYWQYSGDRVLTLEWIQGYKLTDTAQIKAAGVDPYEIVKIGVTSGLKQLLEHGFFHADPHPGNLFATLDGRMAYIDFGMMDQLEEDTKETIASSVVQLINQDYDALAQDFVNLGFLTPDTDIKPIIPALEKVLGNAIGQSVGDFNFKTITDDFSALMYEYPFRVPAKFALIIRSLITQEGLALSLDPDFKIVEVAYPYVARRLLTGESPQLRKRLLEVLFKDGKFQWQRLENMIAIARSDQQFDLLPTAQLGLQYILSDEGRYLRHQLLLALTEDDRLHTEEVQRIWALISDDLKPQHLFDAAINALRELSTVGVAAILPNTTNSH is encoded by the coding sequence ATCCAACAATTGAAAAAGTATAACCCTGCGGCCATCGCCCGTTATTACAGTTTTCGCCCTTGGTACGTCATCTGGCGGGCCGTAACCATTATCTGGTCTTTCGGTTGGTTTCTGATCCATCTCCAGTGGCATCACTGGTTTAGTGCCGACAAAGACAATAAACAGAAATGTGCCGCCGAATTGCGGGAAATTCTCACCCGTCTCGGCCCCACTTTTATCAAAGTCGGTCAAGCACTGTCAACCCGTCCTGACTTGATCCGTCCCGACTTTTTAGGGGAACTGATCAAGCTTCAAGATCAGCTCCCGCCCTTTGATAATGATACCGCTTTCGCCATCATTAAGAAATCCCTGGGAACCAGCATTGATGAAGCTTATCGAGAAATTTCACCCCATCCTGTAGCCGCGGCCAGTTTAGGTCAAGTTTATCGGGCTGTCTTACACACAGGGGAAGAAGTAGCCGTGAAGGTACAACGGCCCAACTTACGACCGACTTTAACCCGCGATCTCTTTTTAATGCGTTGGTCTGCTTGTCAATTTGGTCGCTTTTTACCCCTTAATTTAGGCCATGATTTAACCCTGATTATTGATGAATTTGGCATCAAGCTGTTTGAAGAAATTGACTATGTTAATGAGGGAAAAAATGCCGAGAAATTTGCGGCAAACTTCCGAAATGATAAAGATGTTAAAGTCCCCAAAATCTACTGGCAATATAGTGGCGATCGCGTCTTAACCTTAGAGTGGATTCAAGGGTATAAATTAACCGATACGGCACAAATTAAAGCCGCCGGAGTTGACCCCTACGAAATTGTTAAAATCGGTGTTACTTCAGGTCTAAAACAACTGCTAGAACATGGATTTTTCCATGCCGATCCTCACCCTGGAAACTTATTTGCCACCCTAGATGGACGTATGGCTTATATTGATTTTGGCATGATGGATCAGTTAGAAGAAGATACCAAAGAAACCATTGCCAGTTCAGTTGTTCAACTCATTAATCAAGATTATGATGCCTTAGCGCAAGACTTTGTTAATCTTGGTTTTTTAACCCCAGATACAGATATTAAGCCCATTATTCCTGCCTTAGAAAAGGTTTTAGGCAATGCGATCGGCCAAAGTGTAGGGGATTTTAACTTCAAAACCATCACCGATGATTTTTCGGCATTGATGTATGAATATCCCTTCCGAGTTCCCGCAAAATTTGCTCTAATTATTCGATCTTTAATCACTCAAGAGGGGTTAGCACTCAGTTTAGATCCTGATTTCAAAATTGTTGAAGTTGCCTATCCTTATGTGGCAAGACGTTTATTAACGGGAGAGTCTCCCCAACTAAGAAAACGGTTACTAGAAGTCTTATTTAAAGACGGTAAATTCCAATGGCAACGATTAGAAAATATGATCGCCATTGCCCGTTCTGATCAACAATTTGACTTGTTACCAACGGCACAATTAGGATTACAATATATCTTGTCTGATGAAGGAAGATATTTGCGTCATCAATTATTGTTGGCCTTAACAGAAGATGATCGATTACACACAGAAGAAGTTCAACGAATTTGGGCTTTAATTAGCGATGATCTTAAGCCACAACATTTATTTGATGCTGCAATTAATGCCCTGCGAGAACTGTCTACAGTCGGTGTAGCGGCGATTCTCCCCAATACAACTAACAGCCACTAA
- a CDS encoding histidine triad nucleotide-binding protein, with amino-acid sequence MTETIFSKIIRREIPANIIYEDDLALAFTDINPQAPTHILVIPKQPIPKLEDATQADQNLLGHLLLTVNKVAKQVGLKKGYRVVINNGEDGGQTVYHLHLHILAGRFMTWPPG; translated from the coding sequence ATGACTGAGACAATATTCAGTAAAATTATTCGTCGAGAAATTCCTGCTAATATTATCTATGAAGATGATTTGGCCCTAGCGTTTACCGATATTAATCCGCAAGCCCCTACTCATATTTTAGTCATTCCTAAACAGCCTATTCCTAAGCTAGAAGACGCAACGCAAGCAGATCAAAACCTTTTAGGACATTTGCTATTAACTGTTAATAAAGTGGCAAAACAAGTCGGCTTAAAAAAAGGCTATCGCGTTGTCATTAATAATGGGGAAGATGGGGGACAAACCGTTTATCATCTCCATTTGCATATTTTAGCGGGTCGTTTTATGACTTGGCCTCCTGGTTAG
- the sbcC gene encoding exonuclease subunit SbcC encodes MIPLQLSLKNFLSYRDAILDFRGLHTACICGANGAGKSSLLEAITWVIWGKSRAVTEEDIIHTGVDYVRVDFEFISNQQIYRIIRSRQRGKSNSSLDFQIESAGDFLSLTAKGIRATQEKIISTLKLDYDTFINSAYLRQGRADEFMLRPPTQRKQILADLLKLEQYEELASKAKDLSKQYKGQSEQIEINLSGIKQQISQEKEIEKQQKILVKELESLQILQAEERQKLQLLQQEESQRKTWEEQLGWQQNKQRSLQQDEKRLTQEKLELTNQWTKQKQFLDQEGEINHKYQELLQFQREEESLSQQFQLYQDLQQKRQELEQDILRQNNQLQLQIRQIQTRLEHLAEQEKDLQQILNRSEEVQSALKKLYHHRQRLQQLDQLQHKVTPLLKQKQTLETELEKIKANLTAKLEQLEILEKQYLEELKKIPAKRELAINIDTKIQEIDKKKVYQKRVQEKTQERQVLQERLKVNQRSYEEKIEELQQKLNLLEIPESACPLCEQELDEHHRHHVIGKTHKQQQEIQDQIWLLREQMSVSKREIQSLQIEYQQLEKEVKSSVRLQQEFGQIEAQLDQAGEVKIKLRKVQQEKGKIEKFITLETYGLELQSELKIITQKSQQLNYDEQTHGLTRGEVERWRWAEIKQAKIEEAIRNQGIINQQKPRLIKQLSQLQTQLKQLDSDSEVRQKINQVEQALQELGYDRSHHQKLSNYIRQSQCLVISYQKLQEAKQQYPKLQEQLNIIENRLQTNRKYQGKIQQEIKQLSENFEKIKDNRQEIITLEKKIQTQRQNLDELLAQKGRLEQSLSQLDTLKQQSQEQTQQLKEVRKQYRIYQELTKAFGKNGIQALMIENVLPQLEAETNQVLSRLTGNQLHIQFITQRAGKGSNSRQKSAKLIDTLDIIIADVKGTRAYETYSGGEAFRINFSVRLALAKLLAQRAGTSLQMLIIDEGFGTQDTEGCERLVAAINAIAADFSCILAVTHMPQFKEAFQHRIEVYKTNQGSQLSLVS; translated from the coding sequence ATGATTCCTTTGCAACTTAGCCTCAAAAATTTTCTTAGTTATCGGGATGCTATCCTTGATTTTCGGGGGTTACATACCGCCTGTATTTGTGGTGCAAATGGGGCAGGAAAATCTTCTCTACTTGAAGCTATTACCTGGGTGATTTGGGGTAAAAGTCGGGCAGTTACAGAGGAGGATATTATCCATACCGGGGTCGATTATGTGCGGGTTGATTTTGAGTTTATTAGTAATCAACAAATTTATCGAATTATTCGCAGTCGTCAACGGGGAAAAAGTAATAGTTCTTTAGATTTTCAAATTGAAAGTGCCGGAGATTTCTTATCATTAACTGCCAAGGGAATTAGAGCAACTCAAGAGAAAATTATTTCTACTTTGAAATTAGATTATGATACTTTTATTAATTCAGCCTATTTACGACAGGGAAGGGCTGATGAATTTATGTTACGTCCCCCTACACAAAGAAAGCAGATTTTAGCGGATTTATTAAAGCTTGAACAATATGAAGAATTAGCGAGTAAAGCGAAGGATTTATCAAAACAATATAAGGGACAATCTGAACAAATTGAGATAAATTTATCGGGAATAAAACAGCAAATTTCTCAAGAAAAAGAAATTGAAAAACAACAAAAAATCTTGGTAAAAGAATTAGAAAGTTTGCAAATTTTACAAGCAGAAGAACGTCAAAAATTACAACTATTACAACAGGAAGAAAGTCAGCGTAAAACTTGGGAAGAACAATTAGGGTGGCAACAAAATAAACAGCGAAGTTTACAACAAGATGAAAAAAGACTGACTCAAGAAAAATTAGAATTAACGAACCAATGGACTAAACAAAAACAATTTCTCGATCAAGAAGGAGAAATTAACCATAAATATCAAGAATTGCTGCAATTTCAGAGGGAAGAAGAAAGCTTATCTCAGCAATTCCAATTATATCAAGATTTACAACAAAAAAGACAAGAACTAGAACAAGACATTTTAAGACAAAATAATCAGCTACAATTACAAATAAGACAAATACAAACCCGTTTAGAACATTTAGCAGAACAAGAAAAAGATCTACAGCAAATTCTAAATCGTTCAGAAGAAGTACAATCAGCCTTAAAGAAATTATATCACCATCGTCAACGATTACAACAATTAGATCAATTACAACATAAAGTAACTCCTTTACTGAAACAAAAACAAACCTTAGAGACTGAACTTGAAAAAATCAAAGCCAATTTAACTGCAAAGTTGGAACAACTTGAAATCCTAGAAAAGCAGTATTTAGAAGAACTTAAGAAAATCCCTGCTAAACGAGAACTTGCCATTAATATTGATACTAAAATTCAAGAAATTGATAAAAAGAAAGTTTATCAAAAACGGGTGCAAGAAAAAACACAAGAAAGACAGGTTTTGCAAGAGAGATTAAAAGTAAATCAACGTAGTTATGAAGAAAAAATAGAAGAATTACAACAGAAATTAAATCTATTAGAAATTCCTGAATCAGCTTGTCCCCTTTGCGAACAAGAATTAGACGAACATCACCGTCATCATGTGATTGGAAAAACTCACAAACAACAGCAAGAAATTCAAGACCAAATTTGGCTGTTGCGGGAACAAATGTCCGTGAGTAAAAGAGAAATTCAGTCCTTACAAATTGAATATCAACAATTAGAAAAAGAAGTAAAATCCTCTGTAAGATTACAGCAAGAATTTGGACAAATAGAAGCACAACTTGATCAAGCGGGGGAAGTAAAAATAAAGTTAAGGAAAGTTCAACAAGAAAAAGGGAAGATTGAGAAATTTATTACTTTAGAAACCTACGGATTAGAATTACAATCAGAACTCAAAATAATCACTCAAAAATCACAGCAACTTAACTATGATGAGCAAACTCATGGGTTAACAAGAGGAGAAGTGGAACGATGGCGATGGGCAGAAATTAAGCAAGCTAAAATTGAGGAAGCAATCCGGAATCAAGGGATTATTAATCAGCAAAAACCAAGGTTAATTAAACAACTTTCTCAGTTACAAACTCAGCTTAAACAATTAGATTCTGATTCAGAAGTCAGACAAAAAATTAATCAAGTTGAACAAGCTCTTCAAGAATTAGGTTATGATAGATCTCATCATCAAAAACTATCTAACTATATTCGTCAATCTCAATGTTTGGTGATTAGTTATCAAAAATTACAGGAAGCTAAACAGCAATATCCTAAATTACAAGAACAGCTAAACATTATTGAAAATAGATTACAAACAAATCGAAAATATCAAGGAAAAATACAACAAGAAATTAAGCAATTATCCGAAAATTTTGAAAAGATTAAAGATAATCGTCAGGAAATTATAACCCTAGAGAAAAAGATTCAGACTCAGCGACAAAATTTAGATGAATTATTAGCCCAAAAAGGAAGATTAGAACAATCTTTATCTCAATTAGATACCCTGAAACAACAATCTCAGGAACAAACACAACAACTTAAAGAAGTTCGTAAACAATATAGAATTTATCAAGAATTAACTAAAGCCTTTGGGAAAAATGGCATTCAAGCTTTAATGATTGAAAATGTTTTACCCCAATTGGAAGCAGAAACCAACCAAGTTTTATCCCGTTTAACAGGCAATCAACTCCATATACAATTTATCACACAAAGGGCAGGAAAAGGTAGCAATTCTCGTCAAAAATCTGCTAAACTAATAGATACTTTAGATATTATTATTGCTGATGTAAAAGGAACCCGTGCCTATGAAACTTATTCCGGTGGTGAAGCTTTTCGGATTAATTTTTCGGTTCGTTTAGCCTTAGCTAAATTATTAGCACAACGGGCAGGAACTTCTTTACAAATGTTGATTATTGATGAAGGATTTGGAACCCAAGATACAGAAGGTTGTGAGCGTTTAGTGGCAGCAATTAATGCGATCGCGGCTGATTTTTCCTGTATTCTAGCTGTTACCCATATGCCTCAATTTAAGGAGGCATTTCAACATCGAATCGAAGTGTATAAAACCAATCAAGGATCACAATTAAGTTTAGTAAGTTAG
- a CDS encoding DUF3747 domain-containing protein: MKLTLIGKLATVTTFALINIIPHFPAQASPFEQQEVNQDEFIAITRPYGENKYDLLIVRQIPGQRQCWSENGSNPITVEPLLLNFNFTGSCERSTDSNGYSIRVDGEDYGLDYLLRIVERNGELVLVGTHRTNLSQPEIVIGRTHGIASGFLKIDLDPAWRFTKRAYGGQVLGHVYLTGDSAAIQSQPPSMANNNSPLTISNTETESSQPLQQLTFTAENEPPTSSVSPQPLPPSIPSRNTLPPPPNSQTSSEPPPLPAFSDLPPLTPPPVKTTSGVVPPPPPNATNSGRNNLSNVVGSLSRSTPTGTPKTVAVQGYRVIVAANNNSEQSRVRSLYPDAFATSYKGRSMLQVGLFSSKENAEKAYQSLENAGLNAMIIP, encoded by the coding sequence ATGAAACTCACACTCATTGGCAAATTAGCCACTGTTACCACCTTTGCACTTATTAATATAATTCCTCATTTTCCCGCTCAAGCATCACCCTTTGAGCAACAAGAAGTAAACCAAGATGAATTTATTGCTATTACTAGACCTTATGGAGAAAATAAATACGATCTATTGATTGTGCGTCAAATTCCAGGACAACGACAATGTTGGAGTGAAAATGGTTCTAATCCCATTACAGTCGAGCCATTACTCCTCAACTTTAACTTTACCGGAAGTTGTGAACGCAGTACCGATAGCAACGGTTATTCAATCAGAGTCGATGGAGAAGATTACGGATTAGACTACCTGTTAAGAATTGTCGAACGGAACGGAGAATTAGTTTTAGTGGGAACTCATCGCACCAACCTGAGTCAACCCGAAATAGTCATCGGGAGAACCCACGGTATAGCATCAGGATTTCTAAAAATAGATCTTGATCCCGCTTGGCGATTTACTAAACGCGCTTATGGGGGTCAAGTCTTAGGCCATGTCTATTTAACTGGGGATAGTGCCGCGATCCAATCTCAACCCCCTTCAATGGCGAATAATAACTCTCCATTGACGATTAGTAACACTGAAACCGAATCCAGTCAACCCCTTCAACAACTCACCTTTACCGCAGAAAACGAACCCCCTACCTCATCGGTTTCCCCTCAACCTCTTCCCCCTTCCATCCCCTCCCGCAATACCTTACCGCCGCCCCCCAACTCCCAAACTTCCAGTGAACCCCCTCCTTTACCGGCTTTTTCCGATCTCCCACCCCTAACCCCTCCCCCTGTCAAAACTACCAGTGGGGTTGTACCGCCTCCCCCACCCAACGCCACGAATTCAGGACGGAATAACCTGTCTAATGTTGTCGGTTCTCTCTCTCGCTCCACCCCAACCGGAACACCAAAAACCGTCGCCGTCCAAGGATATAGAGTCATTGTGGCCGCGAATAATAATAGTGAGCAATCTCGCGTGCGATCGCTTTATCCTGATGCCTTTGCTACGTCTTACAAGGGACGTTCAATGTTACAAGTTGGCCTTTTTAGTAGTAAAGAGAATGCCGAAAAAGCCTATCAAAGTTTAGAAAATGCCGGATTAAACGCCATGATCATCCCTTAG
- the gcvH gene encoding glycine cleavage system protein GcvH, protein MELEYPEDLRYLDSHEYVRLDGEIATIGISEYAIDQLGDLVFLELPEVGDSLEIGESFGHIESVKAVEDLYPPVSGTVIERNEAMIDEPELIADDPYGDGWLLKVRVENPDDELDDTLTATEYRAQVEGEE, encoded by the coding sequence ATGGAACTAGAATATCCTGAAGATCTTCGATACTTAGACTCCCACGAATATGTTCGGTTAGATGGAGAAATTGCCACCATTGGCATTAGTGAATATGCCATTGATCAACTGGGTGATCTGGTCTTTTTAGAATTGCCGGAAGTCGGAGATTCCCTAGAAATTGGGGAAAGCTTTGGACACATCGAATCTGTCAAAGCGGTAGAAGATCTCTACCCCCCGGTTTCAGGAACGGTAATTGAACGCAATGAAGCGATGATTGATGAGCCAGAACTAATCGCCGATGATCCCTATGGAGATGGATGGTTACTCAAAGTTCGGGTGGAAAATCCTGATGATGAATTGGATGATACCTTAACGGCGACAGAATATCGCGCTCAGGTAGAAGGGGAGGAATAA
- a CDS encoding GspE/PulE family protein, with amino-acid sequence MSNNPKTQPLDFEATMIGQQQSDFDVTIVGEESPNFEATIIGTENRQEIPHSFEETPSSDLIKLNEAQSAVVVTLVNKILAKAVEKQATHLQIEPEENFLSIRYRQGESFKPLIDPLPKKFTSAIISRLKLMAELDITQHQTHQKGRIRKRGGGRTIHFSVQTQPSFYGEKVLIRVLDSAIQPLSLSQLIPDQVIRKSFQPVNHRSSGLLLVTSPHKSDPSVLLYGLLWEENRNPKAIATVEESMSYILPGIKQIEVNPDTEQDYADVLQSLVGQDKQRIMVDRLPDPSVARMVAEMARNDHFMLTSLRAEDGITAIALLSQMVTPSLLADTLIGVIHQHSVRCLCPTCRTVHQPSAEEFAHWRIPPEKQAQITFYQARSLNETEVEQAREKGRLCRQCNGKGYHGEIQLYELFQSTPALRTAIAQGAEREVLKQVALSNQETSPLEAGLGLVYQGQTTLAELTRLFPDYLRASLPDEGGMMLPGDVTQRLATVEQLLMTLTQEFHQLKQALNPTISPETPSTMKPLDQAEAFKETEIPIDLPQEIDLCQKTITSGVSFYEELTDPGDWEALKRELDPNKETIAADFSPDQDLAMGEGNNPFRSIPDPWS; translated from the coding sequence ATGTCAAACAATCCCAAAACACAACCCCTTGATTTCGAGGCCACCATGATAGGCCAACAACAGTCTGACTTTGATGTCACCATTGTCGGCGAAGAATCACCCAATTTCGAGGCCACCATCATTGGGACAGAAAACAGGCAAGAAATACCCCATAGTTTTGAGGAAACCCCATCCTCAGATCTCATCAAGTTAAATGAAGCCCAATCTGCTGTTGTTGTCACCCTGGTTAATAAAATTCTCGCCAAAGCCGTCGAAAAACAGGCTACCCACCTCCAGATTGAACCCGAAGAAAACTTTCTCAGTATTCGCTATCGTCAAGGAGAGAGTTTTAAACCCCTGATAGATCCATTACCGAAAAAGTTCACCTCTGCCATTATCTCACGCTTAAAACTCATGGCAGAATTGGATATTACTCAACACCAAACCCACCAAAAAGGTCGAATTCGTAAACGAGGGGGCGGACGAACCATTCATTTTTCGGTTCAAACCCAACCCAGTTTCTATGGGGAAAAAGTTCTCATCCGCGTCTTAGATAGCGCGATTCAGCCTTTGAGCTTATCTCAACTCATTCCTGATCAGGTAATCAGAAAATCCTTTCAACCCGTGAATCATCGTTCCTCCGGATTATTATTAGTCACCAGTCCTCATAAAAGCGATCCGTCTGTCCTGCTTTATGGGTTGCTTTGGGAGGAAAATCGCAATCCCAAAGCCATCGCTACGGTGGAAGAATCCATGAGTTATATTCTGCCAGGAATTAAGCAAATTGAAGTGAATCCTGACACAGAACAAGACTATGCCGATGTGCTGCAATCCTTGGTAGGACAGGATAAACAGCGAATTATGGTAGATCGGCTCCCCGATCCCTCTGTGGCTCGGATGGTAGCAGAAATGGCCCGTAATGACCATTTTATGTTAACCAGTTTAAGGGCGGAGGATGGCATTACTGCGATCGCCTTGTTAAGTCAGATGGTAACGCCTAGCTTGTTGGCCGATACCCTAATTGGGGTGATTCATCAACATTCCGTCCGTTGTCTCTGTCCGACCTGTCGCACCGTTCATCAACCCAGTGCCGAGGAATTCGCGCACTGGAGAATTCCCCCAGAGAAACAAGCCCAAATCACCTTTTATCAAGCTCGTAGCTTAAATGAGACAGAGGTTGAACAAGCCAGAGAAAAGGGGCGACTGTGCCGACAATGTAACGGGAAAGGCTATCACGGGGAAATTCAACTCTACGAACTATTTCAAAGCACCCCAGCCCTAAGAACGGCGATCGCCCAAGGAGCAGAACGAGAAGTCCTCAAACAAGTTGCCTTATCAAATCAGGAAACATCGCCCCTAGAAGCAGGGTTAGGGTTAGTCTATCAGGGACAAACAACCTTGGCAGAATTAACGCGATTATTTCCTGATTATCTTCGAGCTTCTCTCCCCGATGAAGGGGGGATGATGTTACCCGGAGATGTCACTCAGCGATTAGCAACGGTAGAACAACTGTTAATGACTTTGACCCAAGAATTCCATCAACTCAAACAAGCATTAAACCCAACCATTTCCCCGGAAACCCCGTCAACCATGAAACCCCTGGATCAAGCGGAAGCTTTCAAAGAAACTGAGATCCCGATAGATTTGCCCCAAGAGATTGATCTTTGCCAAAAAACGATTACCTCTGGGGTTAGTTTTTATGAAGAATTAACAGATCCAGGAGACTGGGAGGCACTCAAACGAGAATTAGACCCCAATAAAGAAACCATTGCGGCGGATTTTTCTCCCGATCAAGACTTAGCCATGGGGGAAGGAAATAATCCGTTTAGATCTATCCCCGATCCTTGGTCTTGA
- a CDS encoding phycobilisome linker polypeptide, with product MRMFKVTACVPSQTRIRTQRELQNTYFTKLVPYDNWFREQQRIMKMGGKIIKVQLATGKPGTNAGLL from the coding sequence ATGAGAATGTTTAAAGTGACTGCTTGTGTCCCTAGTCAAACCAGAATTCGGACTCAGCGGGAATTACAAAATACTTACTTCACCAAATTAGTTCCCTATGATAACTGGTTTCGGGAACAACAACGCATCATGAAAATGGGCGGTAAAATCATCAAGGTACAACTAGCCACTGGTAAGCCTGGCACCAACGCTGGCTTACTGTAG
- the apcB gene encoding allophycocyanin subunit beta — MQDAITSVINSADVQGKYLDGSAMDKLKTYFASGELRVRAASVISANAAAIVKNAVAKSLLYSDVTRPGGNMYTTRRYAACIRDLDYYLRYATYAMLAGDTSILDERVLNGLKETYNSLGVPVSSTVQAIQAMKEVTASLVGADAGKEMGVYFDHICSGLS; from the coding sequence ATGCAAGACGCAATTACCTCTGTCATTAATTCCGCCGACGTTCAAGGGAAATACCTTGACGGCTCTGCTATGGACAAATTGAAGACCTACTTCGCCAGTGGAGAACTCCGCGTGCGCGCAGCTAGTGTCATCAGTGCCAATGCGGCTGCGATCGTCAAAAACGCTGTCGCCAAATCCTTACTGTACTCTGATGTCACCCGTCCCGGTGGCAATATGTACACCACCCGTCGTTATGCGGCTTGTATTCGTGACCTCGACTACTATCTCCGCTATGCGACCTATGCCATGTTAGCTGGCGATACTTCTATCCTTGATGAGCGTGTACTCAACGGATTAAAAGAAACCTACAACTCTTTAGGTGTTCCCGTCTCCAGCACAGTACAAGCAATTCAAGCCATGAAAGAAGTAACTGCTAGCTTGGTTGGTGCTGATGCAGGGAAAGAAATGGGTGTTTATTTTGACCACATTTGCTCTGGCTTAAGCTAG
- a CDS encoding allophycocyanin: protein MSIVTKSIVNADAEARYLSPGELDRIKAFVTGGAARLRIAETLTGARESIVKQAGDRLFQKRPDIVSPGGNAYGEEMTATCLRDMDYYLRLITYGVVSGDVTPIEEIGLVGVREMYKSLGTDVGAVAQSVREMKEVATGMMSADDAAEAGSYFDYVIGAMG from the coding sequence ATGAGTATCGTCACGAAATCAATCGTGAATGCTGATGCGGAAGCCCGCTACCTCAGCCCTGGCGAACTAGATAGAATCAAGGCATTCGTCACCGGTGGTGCTGCTCGCTTACGCATTGCAGAAACCTTAACCGGAGCCCGTGAAAGCATTGTTAAGCAAGCTGGCGATCGCCTCTTCCAAAAGCGTCCTGACATCGTTTCTCCTGGTGGAAACGCTTACGGCGAAGAAATGACCGCAACCTGTTTACGGGACATGGACTACTATCTTCGTTTAATCACCTATGGAGTGGTTTCCGGTGACGTGACCCCCATCGAAGAAATCGGCTTAGTTGGTGTCCGGGAAATGTACAAATCCTTGGGAACCGACGTGGGTGCCGTTGCTCAAAGCGTTCGTGAAATGAAAGAAGTTGCCACAGGAATGATGTCTGCTGATGATGCGGCTGAAGCTGGTTCTTACTTCGATTATGTTATCGGTGCAATGGGCTAA
- the hypD gene encoding hydrogenase formation protein HypD, with product MKFVDEYRSGTLAQQYAQKIAKITSKPWKIMEICGGQTHSIVKYGIDTLLPKEITLIHGPGCPVCVTPIELIDCALIIASLTDVIFCSFGDMLRVPGTQKDLLTIKAAGGDVRIVYSPLDSLKIAQENPNKQVVFFAVGFETTTPATAMAVYQGAKQGIKNFSLLVSHVLVPPAMEALLSSPNCVVQGFLAAGHVCTVMGYQAYEPIAQKYQVPIVVTGFEPIDILQGIYLCIQQLEAGKVYCENQYIRSVQPQGNSLAQQLIQEIFEVVPRSWRGIGEIAESGLGLRTEYAAYDALKRFSGALADLTPSTDPTPCISGEIMQGYKKPHHCPAFGTQCTPEKPLGAPMVSSEGACAAYYRYRHHQKPSL from the coding sequence ATGAAATTTGTTGATGAATACCGCAGTGGGACTTTAGCCCAACAATATGCCCAAAAAATCGCCAAGATTACCAGCAAACCCTGGAAAATCATGGAAATTTGTGGCGGACAAACCCATTCCATTGTGAAATATGGAATTGATACCTTATTACCGAAAGAAATTACCTTAATTCATGGCCCAGGTTGTCCTGTTTGTGTCACCCCCATTGAGTTAATTGATTGTGCCCTAATAATAGCGAGTCTAACGGATGTTATTTTTTGTTCCTTTGGGGATATGTTACGAGTCCCTGGAACCCAAAAAGATTTACTCACAATTAAAGCAGCAGGGGGCGATGTTCGCATTGTTTATTCACCCTTAGATAGCCTTAAAATTGCTCAAGAGAATCCGAACAAACAGGTCGTATTTTTTGCCGTTGGCTTTGAAACCACCACGCCAGCAACCGCTATGGCAGTTTATCAAGGAGCAAAACAAGGAATTAAGAACTTTTCGTTATTGGTGTCCCATGTTTTAGTTCCCCCCGCCATGGAAGCCTTATTATCATCTCCTAATTGTGTTGTTCAAGGATTTTTAGCTGCGGGTCATGTTTGTACCGTCATGGGCTATCAAGCCTACGAACCCATTGCCCAAAAATATCAAGTTCCTATTGTTGTAACGGGGTTTGAACCCATTGATATTCTCCAAGGAATTTACCTCTGTATTCAACAATTAGAAGCGGGAAAAGTCTACTGTGAAAATCAATATATCCGGTCAGTACAACCCCAAGGAAACTCCTTAGCCCAACAATTAATCCAAGAAATTTTTGAAGTTGTTCCCCGTTCCTGGCGAGGCATTGGAGAAATTGCAGAAAGTGGCTTAGGATTACGAACAGAATATGCCGCCTATGATGCCTTAAAGCGATTTTCAGGTGCCTTAGCTGACCTTACCCCATCAACTGACCCAACCCCCTGTATTAGCGGGGAAATCATGCAGGGTTACAAAAAGCCTCATCATTGTCCCGCCTTTGGGACTCAATGTACCCCAGAAAAGCCATTAGGGGCCCCTATGGTATCCTCGGAAGGGGCTTGTGCCGCCTATTACCGCTATCGCCATCACCAAAAACCATCCCTGTGA